TGAAGAGCAACGAAAGGACCTGGAGCAGGAGATCTTGATCCAACTCTGGCTTTCAATGGAGCGATTTCGTGGAGCTTCTAAATTGTCCACCTGGATCTATCGTGTGGCCATCAACACAGCAATCACTCAGACTAAAAAGCTCAACAACTACCTCTCCAATCTGCAACGAATCGATGACACCATCATCAATCTTCAAAATGACACCAGTGATAGCGACCATATCGATCTACTTTATCGCGCCATACAGCTATTGGGGCCTACAGACAAGGCAATGATGATGTTGTACCTGGACCGCTTGAAACACACTGAAATCGCTCATATCATGGGAATCACCCCATCAAATGTGGCTACAAAAATTGCCAGGATCAAAAACCAATTATCTAAGAATATAAATAAACTCAAATAAGCTATCAATGATGAATATGGACCAACTTGAACATACCTGGCAGCAACAGGACCAGAAACTTGACAGAGTACTGGAAATGAATCAAGAGTTGTTGAGAAAAATAAATTTTGAAACCGCACATCGCACCCTTAAAAAACCACTATGGTCAGAACTTGTGACCCTGGGAAGCACATTGCTCTTAGCCATTTACTTATTGGCGATATCCTGGCACCTCATGACGATCTGGCAATACAGCATTCCCGGACTTATTGCTAGTTCATCAGCATTTGGTCTGATTGTTTTCTCATCACATCGAATAAAATTGATCCGAAAAGCACAGGACTTAACCACGCCCATTTCGATCTTACAAAGGCACCTGGCCACCCTACAGCTCAAAAAAATTAAGTTAGCCCGGATTGAGCTCATCCTGGGCATTTGTGCAGTGATTTGTATGTGGCCCATAATCATATTCACAGGTTTTGGAGTA
This DNA window, taken from Cytophagales bacterium, encodes the following:
- a CDS encoding sigma-70 family RNA polymerase sigma factor, whose product is MKQEEFIAIVKQHQKLIFKVCHLYGADEEQRKDLEQEILIQLWLSMERFRGASKLSTWIYRVAINTAITQTKKLNNYLSNLQRIDDTIINLQNDTSDSDHIDLLYRAIQLLGPTDKAMMMLYLDRLKHTEIAHIMGITPSNVATKIARIKNQLSKNINKLK